In the genome of Leucobacter luti, one region contains:
- a CDS encoding ABC transporter substrate-binding protein: MSFTRPNRRNTWLAALSLGAVAALALTGCGGTAAPDSSGGDSSATQVLTFGLSADPAQPITGASQGTAVNQLLTMVHRGLMSFDADGAAVPALAQSVDTPDDTTFVFTLHDGLTFSDDSELTADNVKNSLDYYRDVANGSQLAAPFADIESIESDGGSTVTVKLSQPNTAFLQYLALPFAAIVPDASLNPDTANWVGAGPWEMTNLDQGIGLTMEKNDGYYDAENIALDEIDVKFYADGEARTNALLSGDVDLIDYVTWENFDRVADAGFTVDQVNGPFQYVQFNVEEGPFADPKVRQAVAYALNRDNSVLAAFQSNGEPLYGVSISEKDPAYEKNLANLWEYDPEKAKSLLAEAGYPDGFPATLLATSQYTFLQDNALSVQEDLKAIGIDVTLDAPDWSTRVSKGNEGDYDIAVSGDSGMVTDPSYLINWVTGDNTYNVSWGYSNDEIAGLIGDGLRTTDDAEKHEIYQNIGKIWAEDVPFASLNTRAQAYGFSEDVTGFTNIPGTATFYSGYMLANTSMQ; this comes from the coding sequence ATGTCATTCACGCGCCCGAACCGACGCAATACCTGGCTTGCTGCACTCTCGCTCGGGGCCGTCGCTGCCCTTGCCCTTACCGGTTGCGGCGGAACAGCTGCTCCCGATTCGAGCGGGGGTGATTCGAGCGCCACTCAAGTCCTCACCTTCGGGCTCTCGGCTGATCCTGCACAGCCCATCACCGGCGCCTCACAGGGCACAGCGGTGAACCAGCTGCTGACCATGGTGCACCGCGGCCTGATGAGCTTCGATGCCGATGGAGCGGCGGTGCCCGCGCTTGCGCAGTCCGTCGACACCCCTGATGACACCACGTTTGTGTTCACACTCCACGACGGTCTTACCTTCAGTGACGACAGTGAACTCACGGCCGACAACGTCAAGAACTCGCTCGACTATTACCGCGATGTCGCGAACGGATCGCAGCTCGCAGCGCCGTTCGCCGATATCGAGTCGATCGAAAGCGATGGTGGATCAACGGTCACCGTCAAGCTGTCGCAACCAAACACCGCATTCCTGCAGTATCTCGCGCTTCCGTTCGCTGCGATCGTGCCGGACGCCTCGCTAAATCCCGACACCGCGAACTGGGTCGGCGCCGGTCCGTGGGAGATGACGAACCTGGATCAGGGCATCGGCCTCACCATGGAGAAGAACGACGGATACTACGATGCCGAAAACATCGCGCTCGATGAAATCGACGTGAAGTTCTACGCAGACGGGGAAGCCCGCACGAACGCGTTGCTCTCTGGCGACGTCGATCTCATCGATTACGTCACCTGGGAGAACTTCGATCGCGTTGCGGATGCGGGCTTCACCGTTGATCAGGTGAACGGCCCGTTCCAATACGTCCAGTTCAATGTTGAGGAGGGGCCCTTCGCTGACCCGAAGGTGCGGCAGGCCGTCGCATACGCGCTCAATCGCGACAACTCAGTGCTGGCAGCATTCCAGAGCAATGGAGAGCCACTCTACGGCGTCTCGATCTCCGAGAAAGACCCCGCGTACGAAAAGAATCTCGCAAACCTTTGGGAGTACGATCCCGAGAAGGCGAAGTCCTTGCTCGCCGAAGCTGGCTACCCCGATGGGTTCCCCGCGACGCTGCTCGCCACCTCGCAGTACACCTTCCTGCAGGACAACGCGCTGTCCGTCCAGGAGGACCTCAAAGCGATCGGCATCGACGTCACGCTCGACGCCCCTGACTGGTCAACGCGAGTTTCCAAGGGCAACGAGGGTGACTACGACATCGCTGTTTCCGGTGACAGCGGCATGGTCACCGATCCGTCCTACCTCATCAACTGGGTCACTGGCGACAACACCTACAACGTCAGCTGGGGCTACAGCAATGACGAGATCGCAGGCCTGATCGGCGACGGTCTGCGCACGACAGATGATGCCGAGAAGCACGAGATCTACCAGAACATCGGAAAGATCTGGGCCGAAGACGTCCCCTTCGCCTCACTCAACACGCGAGCGCAAGCATACGGCTTCTCTGAGGACGTGACGGGCTTCACCAACATTCCCGGCACCGCAACGTTCTACAGCGGCTACATGCTCGCGAACACCTCGATGCAGTAG
- a CDS encoding TetR/AcrR family transcriptional regulator, with protein MTTQPASHVAPATELPPSARRQETRTRLLDAAIEVFAEAGLQGAAVEAICARAGFTRGAFYSNFDSKEQLFLALLTREFERRAADLAVKAQELEPILRERAGCVSPAEAASYIVQFFAPSQDATAWFVLEAEFLLLAMRDPALAPGHDDFMDNFYASISGVVERVLTAAGRRFVIPVERVIPVLSGVYEQALRVTALAGERSSEAFEQLGDRLAELLFALTEEM; from the coding sequence CCAACCCGCGAGCCACGTGGCACCCGCCACCGAGCTACCGCCGAGCGCGCGACGCCAAGAGACTCGCACTCGTTTGCTCGACGCGGCGATTGAGGTGTTCGCGGAGGCCGGCCTGCAGGGTGCGGCAGTCGAGGCCATTTGCGCGCGGGCCGGGTTCACACGCGGGGCGTTCTACTCGAACTTCGACAGCAAAGAACAGCTCTTTCTCGCGCTGCTCACGCGCGAGTTCGAACGTCGCGCGGCGGACCTCGCAGTGAAAGCACAGGAGCTGGAGCCCATTCTCCGCGAGCGAGCCGGTTGTGTCTCCCCCGCTGAGGCAGCCAGCTACATCGTGCAGTTCTTCGCACCATCGCAAGATGCCACCGCGTGGTTCGTACTCGAGGCGGAGTTCTTGCTGCTTGCGATGCGGGATCCGGCCCTCGCGCCTGGCCACGACGACTTCATGGACAATTTCTACGCGAGCATCTCCGGCGTCGTGGAACGCGTCCTCACAGCAGCCGGGCGGCGCTTTGTCATCCCGGTAGAGCGTGTCATCCCCGTGTTGAGCGGGGTGTACGAGCAGGCGCTGCGCGTCACGGCGCTTGCAGGCGAACGCTCGTCCGAGGCGTTCGAGCAGCTGGGCGATCGACTCGCGGAGCTGCTGTTCGCCTTGACCGAAGAGATGTAA
- a CDS encoding LysR family transcriptional regulator, translating to METRRLEAFVALCDAGSFRLAAEELFITQPALSQQIARLEKDVGLQLIDRTTRPITTTEAGREFYFRCRNVLDSMGEISQLLEEAREAQFGRVRIGIVPAMLFASPARAVRSFQERFPEAEVSLRSIATSTLIEELEQGSVDVAVLLTRPDLKDLSSSELFSEEYMVCLPSGHPLAEEDEVCFADLRDERLIQGPRSANPMGFDSVVAACMNAGFSPNSLNAFGSYLDHAGLVSAGMGVSFAPESFSYLRPNGVVYRKLVKPRASMTTSISWYSRRLDSVGRAFVEHCIAECTTGG from the coding sequence ATGGAAACGCGCCGCCTCGAAGCCTTCGTCGCTCTCTGCGACGCCGGGAGTTTTCGGCTCGCCGCCGAAGAGCTCTTCATCACGCAGCCAGCGCTCTCCCAACAAATTGCGCGCCTCGAGAAGGATGTCGGGCTGCAGCTCATCGATCGCACAACGCGGCCCATCACCACGACGGAGGCTGGGCGCGAGTTCTACTTCCGGTGCCGCAATGTGCTCGATTCCATGGGCGAGATCTCGCAGCTCCTTGAGGAGGCGCGCGAGGCCCAATTCGGTCGCGTGCGCATCGGAATCGTGCCGGCGATGCTCTTCGCGTCGCCGGCACGGGCCGTGCGCTCCTTCCAAGAGCGGTTCCCTGAGGCAGAGGTGAGTCTGCGAAGCATTGCCACCAGCACACTCATCGAGGAACTCGAGCAGGGCAGCGTCGACGTCGCAGTGCTGCTCACGCGCCCGGATCTGAAAGATCTTTCCTCATCTGAACTCTTCAGCGAGGAGTACATGGTCTGCCTCCCCAGCGGTCACCCACTCGCGGAGGAAGATGAGGTGTGCTTCGCAGATTTGCGCGACGAGCGCCTGATTCAGGGGCCGCGCTCAGCGAACCCGATGGGCTTTGACTCAGTAGTCGCCGCGTGCATGAACGCTGGTTTCTCACCGAACAGCCTGAACGCGTTCGGCTCCTACCTTGACCACGCGGGGCTGGTCTCCGCTGGGATGGGTGTGTCATTCGCGCCAGAGTCGTTTTCCTATCTCCGGCCGAACGGGGTGGTGTATCGCAAGCTCGTGAAGCCCCGAGCGAGCATGACTACGTCGATTTCTTGGTACTCCCGACGCCTCGATTCGGTGGGACGCGCGTTCGTTGAACACTGCATCGCCGAGTGCACGACGGGCGGCTGA
- a CDS encoding RidA family protein produces the protein MSTLDRHSSDPVGSPAAELRIQRYSPDHLAPPVGAYSHLATVTGAARWVFISGQVGANPAGDVPADVAAQTRHTLRNIEALIAAAGGTPQSIVRLMTFLVGQENMVAYAEARNEILSEWFPAGDLPGHSLAIVSALAQPQLLVEIEGWIALPHPA, from the coding sequence GTGAGCACCCTCGATCGCCATTCCTCTGACCCCGTCGGCTCGCCTGCCGCTGAACTCCGGATCCAGCGGTATTCTCCGGACCATCTCGCGCCACCAGTGGGCGCATACTCTCACCTCGCCACCGTGACCGGGGCCGCGCGGTGGGTGTTCATCTCAGGCCAAGTTGGCGCGAATCCTGCTGGCGATGTTCCAGCTGATGTGGCGGCACAGACTCGGCACACGCTCCGCAACATCGAGGCACTCATTGCCGCAGCTGGCGGTACGCCGCAGTCGATCGTGCGGCTCATGACCTTCCTTGTCGGCCAGGAGAACATGGTCGCGTACGCGGAAGCGCGAAACGAAATTCTCTCGGAGTGGTTCCCCGCTGGCGACCTCCCCGGGCACTCGCTTGCAATCGTCTCAGCGCTCGCGCAACCCCAGCTCCTCGTGGAGATCGAGGGCTGGATCGCACTGCCGCACCCGGCCTAG
- a CDS encoding HpcH/HpaI aldolase/citrate lyase family protein: MSGKLKQGAWLSDASVATGEIVANLGYDFVVLDIEHGAFDLSILERFVPVLKGLGLEVLSKVLVPERGAIQQALDFGSDGVIIPHIEGLEHAKRVTDFAKFPPLGSRSLAGGRTMNYGGYDDEWVAAQDRDIKIFPMVEDPGALRDIEAIAALPTVDGVFIGPGDLSLMRGRGVYRQTEADFDDFRKVIAAVRANDKPWVLPAWTPVEKQFAVAEGADYVLLTMQHAAIAEGYGSARTLMDEFVSEAAA, translated from the coding sequence ATGTCCGGAAAACTCAAGCAGGGCGCCTGGCTCTCCGACGCAAGCGTCGCGACCGGCGAGATCGTCGCGAATCTCGGCTACGACTTTGTGGTGCTCGACATTGAGCACGGCGCATTCGATCTCTCGATCCTGGAACGTTTCGTTCCCGTTCTTAAGGGGCTTGGCCTCGAAGTGCTGTCAAAGGTGCTCGTCCCTGAGCGGGGCGCGATCCAACAGGCACTCGACTTCGGGTCCGACGGCGTCATCATTCCCCATATCGAGGGGCTCGAACACGCCAAACGGGTGACCGACTTCGCGAAGTTCCCGCCGCTCGGGTCGCGCAGCCTCGCAGGTGGACGCACGATGAATTACGGCGGTTACGACGACGAGTGGGTGGCCGCGCAGGATCGCGACATCAAGATTTTCCCGATGGTCGAGGATCCGGGAGCGCTGCGTGACATCGAGGCTATCGCTGCGCTCCCCACAGTCGACGGTGTGTTCATCGGGCCCGGGGACCTTTCGCTGATGCGAGGGCGCGGGGTGTACCGCCAGACCGAGGCCGACTTCGATGATTTCCGTAAGGTGATCGCCGCAGTCCGCGCGAACGATAAGCCGTGGGTACTCCCGGCGTGGACCCCGGTCGAGAAGCAGTTTGCTGTCGCAGAAGGGGCAGACTACGTCCTCCTGACGATGCAGCACGCGGCGATCGCTGAGGGGTACGGCAGCGCCCGCACCCTCATGGACGAATTCGTGTCAGAGGCAGCTGCCTAA
- a CDS encoding carbon-nitrogen hydrolase family protein gives MKLSICQMVSTEDIAANLAEIDRLAQVASTEDADLAVFPEFAMIGVTALTPEVLAKAQPLDGSFVSGLAATAKRTGVTIVAGILEEIPGEQRAYNSLVVLTPADGLAAVYRKTHLYDAFGFKESDNICAGPLDGPVTIDVAGVRVGMLTCYDLRFPEASRQHADAGVDVLVYPAAWVPGPRKEDHWQTLARARAIENTFYVAAVSQGPTLGTGGSLIVDPMGLILGEVGERSGVATTAIKPERIAEVRATNPSLANRRFTVAAAPGV, from the coding sequence ATGAAACTCTCCATCTGTCAGATGGTCTCGACCGAGGACATCGCCGCAAACCTCGCGGAGATCGACCGCTTGGCCCAGGTCGCGTCGACAGAAGACGCTGACCTCGCCGTGTTCCCCGAGTTCGCCATGATCGGGGTGACTGCGCTGACCCCCGAGGTGCTCGCCAAGGCCCAGCCACTCGACGGGTCGTTCGTCTCCGGCCTCGCCGCGACGGCGAAACGCACCGGCGTCACAATCGTCGCCGGCATCCTGGAAGAGATTCCGGGCGAACAGCGTGCGTACAACTCGCTCGTCGTGCTGACCCCAGCCGATGGGCTCGCCGCGGTCTACCGGAAGACCCATCTCTACGACGCGTTCGGGTTCAAGGAGTCCGACAACATCTGCGCTGGGCCGCTCGACGGCCCCGTCACCATCGATGTTGCCGGAGTCAGAGTCGGCATGCTCACCTGCTACGACCTCAGATTCCCAGAGGCGTCACGGCAGCACGCCGATGCCGGTGTCGACGTGCTCGTGTACCCGGCAGCGTGGGTGCCCGGCCCTCGAAAGGAGGACCACTGGCAGACCCTTGCGCGTGCGCGCGCGATAGAGAACACGTTCTACGTCGCGGCGGTTTCGCAGGGGCCAACGCTCGGCACCGGTGGCAGTCTGATCGTCGACCCCATGGGCTTGATCCTCGGCGAAGTGGGCGAACGCAGTGGCGTCGCTACCACCGCAATCAAGCCAGAACGAATCGCTGAGGTGCGCGCAACCAACCCCTCACTCGCGAATCGTCGTTTCACCGTCGCCGCCGCCCCCGGCGTGTGA
- a CDS encoding carbon-nitrogen hydrolase family protein — MAESLQISVGQFPALEDKAANLAAIATLAERAAVAGSRVLILPEMAMYHRVSAPIREGVAAAEELTGPFTTEIRRLSLEYGLFIAAGMSKRLPGEANPDRALNILLLVDRGEIVAEYEKIHLYDAFSVRESDSITPGNELPPVLDIDGIKVGFAICYDLRFPELFRLLIDQGAEVLALSAAWARGVMKEDHWLTLLRARAIENTAYVFASDEVSVKSVGRSAIYDPLGVQLGDAGEQDLALITATVDRSRLAAVRTTVPSLANRRVSVAPRVQPLPSGS; from the coding sequence ATGGCTGAGTCACTGCAAATCAGCGTCGGTCAATTCCCCGCACTCGAGGACAAGGCCGCAAATCTCGCCGCAATCGCAACTCTCGCGGAGCGGGCCGCAGTTGCGGGATCGCGAGTCCTCATCCTCCCCGAGATGGCAATGTACCACCGCGTCAGTGCGCCGATCCGCGAGGGCGTCGCTGCGGCCGAAGAACTCACAGGCCCGTTTACGACCGAGATCCGCCGACTCTCACTGGAGTACGGCCTGTTCATTGCGGCCGGCATGTCAAAGCGACTCCCAGGCGAGGCGAACCCTGATCGCGCCCTCAACATTCTGCTGCTCGTCGACCGCGGGGAGATCGTCGCGGAGTACGAGAAGATCCACCTCTACGACGCATTCTCAGTCCGCGAATCCGACTCGATCACCCCGGGCAACGAACTGCCGCCGGTGCTCGACATCGACGGGATCAAAGTCGGTTTCGCCATTTGCTATGACCTGCGGTTCCCAGAGCTGTTCCGGCTGCTCATCGACCAGGGCGCGGAAGTGTTGGCACTGAGCGCGGCGTGGGCGCGCGGCGTCATGAAAGAAGACCACTGGCTCACACTGCTGCGAGCGCGCGCGATCGAAAACACCGCGTATGTGTTCGCGTCCGATGAGGTGAGCGTGAAGTCGGTAGGCCGCAGCGCGATCTACGACCCGCTCGGTGTGCAACTCGGCGACGCGGGCGAACAAGACCTCGCACTCATCACAGCGACCGTGGATCGCTCACGCCTCGCCGCAGTTCGGACGACTGTGCCGTCACTCGCCAACCGTCGCGTGAGCGTAGCGCCGCGGGTGCAGCCCCTCCCTTCGGGTAGTTAG
- a CDS encoding ABC transporter permease: MLAFIAKRLAMGVGLVLLVLTLIFSALHFVPGDPAVLLLSVGDGGAPTPEAIEKVREQLGLNQPLFAQYLHFLGGVFTGDLGDSFKTSQPVLEAIGARLPRTLLLVGFATLLSVVFGVALGALAGRKGGWVDTCVTALSSIGVALPVFVFGAVLILVFSISLKWFPAGGYVDFAEDPGGALWSLTLPAISLAVGFSAQIARMTRSAVLEVQGQDWVRTAKSIGLAPLTVFRKHVLRNSLTPVVTVIGIGFGTLLGSTVLVERVFNYPGMSSLLVDGVTNRDYPVVQGIVIVIALMFILINIVVDIIYGILDPRVRRS; the protein is encoded by the coding sequence GTGCTTGCATTCATTGCGAAGCGCCTAGCGATGGGCGTGGGACTCGTACTCCTGGTTCTCACGCTCATCTTCTCGGCCCTACATTTCGTGCCGGGGGACCCGGCCGTCCTGCTCCTCAGTGTCGGTGACGGAGGGGCCCCTACGCCAGAGGCAATCGAGAAGGTACGCGAACAGCTCGGGCTGAACCAGCCCCTCTTCGCGCAGTACCTCCACTTTCTCGGCGGCGTCTTTACCGGCGATCTCGGCGACTCGTTCAAGACTTCTCAACCAGTGCTCGAAGCTATCGGCGCACGGCTCCCCCGCACCCTGTTGCTTGTCGGCTTTGCGACACTTCTCTCGGTCGTCTTTGGCGTCGCCCTCGGCGCACTCGCTGGCCGAAAAGGCGGGTGGGTTGATACCTGCGTGACGGCACTCAGTTCCATTGGCGTCGCCCTCCCGGTGTTCGTGTTCGGCGCCGTGCTGATTCTCGTGTTCTCGATCTCCCTGAAGTGGTTCCCTGCCGGCGGGTATGTCGACTTCGCAGAGGATCCCGGCGGGGCGCTCTGGTCGCTCACTCTGCCAGCGATCTCGCTGGCAGTGGGATTCTCGGCACAGATCGCCCGTATGACTCGATCCGCGGTACTCGAGGTGCAGGGCCAGGACTGGGTCCGGACAGCAAAGTCGATCGGGCTGGCACCGCTCACTGTGTTCCGCAAGCATGTGCTGCGGAACTCGCTCACGCCGGTGGTCACGGTGATCGGCATCGGCTTCGGCACGCTGCTGGGATCCACGGTGCTCGTCGAACGAGTATTCAACTATCCGGGCATGTCCAGTCTCCTGGTCGACGGCGTCACCAATCGCGACTACCCAGTCGTCCAGGGCATCGTGATCGTGATCGCCCTCATGTTCATCCTGATCAACATTGTCGTTGACATCATCTACGGCATTCTCGATCCCCGAGTGAGGCGATCATGA
- a CDS encoding ABC transporter permease — protein MKLSPRVRQAITPLRAIMAIYLLVMLIVMVFAPLLAPYDPIAQNVALRLQPIFSEGHILGTDELGRDILSRIMYGAQIELFIALGATLLATALGTLLGLLGAYFSGLTEFVTMRLIVDVVLAFPPIILALLAVTLYGPGSITLIIAIGVLFAPIFARITYGQVLSVKREEYVDAAKTFGAPTPVILFKTVLPNVSAPIIVQFSLTMAAAILLESGLSYLGLGVVPPTPSWGSMVAQGQRYLTTDPHALLVPGAFVVITILAFGILGDALRDLLDPKAKQRS, from the coding sequence ATGAAACTCAGTCCCCGCGTGCGTCAGGCGATTACGCCGCTGCGCGCCATCATGGCCATCTACCTGCTCGTCATGCTCATCGTCATGGTGTTCGCCCCGCTGCTGGCACCCTATGATCCGATTGCACAAAACGTTGCCCTGCGCTTGCAGCCCATCTTCTCCGAGGGTCACATTCTCGGCACCGATGAGCTGGGTCGCGACATTCTCTCGCGAATTATGTACGGTGCTCAGATCGAGCTCTTCATCGCGCTGGGGGCAACGCTCCTCGCCACGGCGCTCGGGACGCTACTCGGGCTGCTGGGAGCGTACTTCAGCGGGCTCACCGAGTTCGTCACGATGCGGCTCATTGTCGACGTGGTGCTCGCGTTCCCGCCGATCATCCTCGCGCTGCTCGCGGTCACACTCTACGGGCCTGGATCAATCACCCTGATCATCGCAATCGGAGTGCTCTTTGCCCCGATCTTCGCGAGAATCACCTACGGCCAGGTGCTCTCGGTCAAGCGTGAGGAGTACGTCGACGCCGCCAAGACATTCGGGGCCCCGACGCCGGTGATTCTGTTCAAGACAGTCCTGCCCAACGTCTCGGCACCGATCATTGTGCAGTTCTCGCTCACGATGGCGGCCGCGATTCTCCTCGAATCTGGCCTGAGTTACCTCGGCCTTGGCGTGGTTCCGCCAACGCCGTCATGGGGGTCGATGGTGGCCCAGGGGCAGCGCTACCTCACCACTGACCCACACGCACTGCTGGTGCCCGGCGCATTCGTGGTGATCACCATCCTCGCGTTCGGCATTCTTGGCGACGCGCTCCGTGACCTCCTCGACCCGAAAGCGAAGCAGCGATCATGA
- a CDS encoding ABC transporter ATP-binding protein, with the protein MSTPLLTIDQLSVEFQTPDGWRAVTHNVSFELEKGKTLALVGESGSGKSVTSMSILDLLPPNTRRTGTIRFDGVDITQFSDRELRKLRGSRIATIFQEPMTAMNPVYTIGQQLIAALRSHRDISAQEARTRAIQLLRDVHMPDPEAKVDDYPHQLSGGQRQRAMIAMAISSEPELLVADEPTTALDVTVQAEILDLIAELQERLGMGVLIITHDMGVVADVADDVVVMKDGAVVEAAPARQLFEQPREEYTQKLLAAVPHLGQAKDFLDSSNAKLRIDGVTALTVLPEVVLSLDQAVIRYPGRWRRPGFQAINGIDLKVAKGEIVGLVGESGSGKSTIGKAAIGLIPIAEGTLEVEGEQIATRGGAALKQLRKHVTMVFQDPASSLNPRRTIGQAIGDPLQWQGLIRDSKRRRAKAQELLEQVQLNPDWVDRFPHELSGGQRQRIGIARAIATNPVLMIADEPTSALDVSVQAQVLDLFLGLQRELGFSCLFISHDLSVVETLSNRVVVLRNGDVVEHGPTEQVLHHPQDEYTRKLIAAAPVPDPEVQRERREVRLAAKRV; encoded by the coding sequence ATGAGCACACCACTTCTCACTATCGACCAGCTCTCCGTGGAATTCCAGACCCCCGACGGGTGGCGTGCGGTGACGCACAACGTTTCGTTCGAGCTGGAGAAGGGAAAGACGCTCGCGCTCGTTGGCGAGTCCGGATCAGGGAAGTCAGTCACATCGATGTCGATCCTGGATCTCCTGCCCCCGAACACACGTAGAACTGGGACGATCCGATTCGACGGCGTTGACATCACGCAGTTCTCGGATCGGGAGCTCCGCAAGCTACGCGGCTCCCGGATCGCGACGATCTTTCAGGAGCCAATGACGGCGATGAATCCGGTCTACACGATCGGGCAGCAGTTGATTGCAGCGCTGCGAAGCCACCGCGATATTAGCGCCCAGGAAGCGCGCACCCGCGCGATCCAGCTCCTCAGGGACGTGCATATGCCCGATCCCGAGGCTAAAGTCGACGACTACCCGCACCAGCTCTCGGGTGGACAGCGGCAGCGTGCCATGATCGCGATGGCGATCTCGAGTGAGCCTGAGCTGCTCGTGGCAGATGAGCCAACTACAGCGCTCGATGTCACCGTGCAGGCTGAGATCCTCGATCTCATTGCCGAGCTGCAAGAGCGGCTCGGCATGGGGGTGCTGATCATCACGCACGATATGGGTGTGGTGGCCGATGTGGCCGACGATGTCGTGGTGATGAAGGACGGCGCAGTTGTGGAGGCCGCCCCAGCGCGGCAGCTGTTCGAGCAGCCCCGCGAGGAGTACACGCAGAAGCTGCTCGCCGCAGTGCCCCATCTGGGCCAGGCGAAGGATTTTTTGGACTCCTCGAACGCGAAGCTGCGCATCGATGGCGTCACCGCACTCACCGTGCTGCCCGAGGTCGTGCTCTCACTGGATCAGGCCGTCATCAGGTATCCAGGGCGCTGGCGGCGACCGGGGTTTCAGGCCATCAACGGTATTGATCTCAAGGTCGCGAAGGGTGAGATTGTCGGTCTGGTTGGAGAATCCGGATCGGGCAAGTCCACGATCGGGAAGGCCGCAATCGGCCTGATCCCGATCGCGGAGGGCACACTCGAAGTGGAGGGCGAACAGATTGCGACTCGCGGCGGCGCCGCACTCAAACAACTGCGCAAACACGTCACGATGGTGTTCCAGGATCCGGCCTCCTCGCTGAATCCACGGCGCACCATCGGCCAGGCGATCGGTGATCCACTGCAGTGGCAGGGATTGATACGTGACAGCAAGCGGCGTCGCGCGAAGGCGCAGGAGCTGCTCGAGCAGGTCCAGCTCAACCCCGATTGGGTTGACCGATTCCCGCACGAGCTCTCGGGTGGACAGCGGCAGCGGATCGGCATTGCCCGCGCGATCGCGACGAACCCGGTGCTCATGATTGCGGACGAGCCAACTTCTGCTCTGGATGTCTCGGTACAGGCGCAAGTGCTCGATCTGTTCCTCGGGTTGCAGCGCGAGCTGGGGTTCTCCTGCCTGTTCATCAGCCACGATCTCTCCGTCGTAGAGACGCTGTCGAACCGCGTGGTGGTGCTGCGCAACGGCGACGTGGTGGAACACGGGCCAACAGAGCAGGTACTGCATCACCCGCAGGACGAGTACACGCGCAAGCTCATCGCTGCCGCCCCAGTACCCGATCCCGAGGTGCAGCGGGAACGTCGCGAAGTCCGCCTGGCAGCGAAGCGGGTCTGA
- a CDS encoding creatininase family protein has translation MGHFRTHRLGELTWTEARDAAAQNPIVLLPSGAIEQHGSHLPLNEDAITAEWVSEYIAAHLETPVLVAPTLSYGHSPIFDGFAGTLNLSFETLQAVLFEVMDSLVKHGFRRIVIVNNNGGNQASAAHAAEQLRAKYGVLVGSVYPWGIGYRVMRDLYEDPATAYGHGSEPEHSAMLAMFPELVQSQLITDGGLAPFEGWTPTNYTEGAIPGTVESGTLYWDFSDVAPSGVTGNPRLGSAELGAEWIKRVAHDVCLGFVAEFERNTANALWARA, from the coding sequence ATGGGACACTTCCGCACACACCGCCTCGGCGAACTCACGTGGACTGAGGCGAGAGACGCCGCAGCACAGAACCCCATCGTGCTTCTCCCCTCCGGCGCGATCGAGCAGCACGGTTCGCACCTCCCACTCAACGAGGACGCGATCACCGCCGAGTGGGTGTCTGAGTACATCGCAGCACATCTGGAAACGCCCGTGCTCGTTGCCCCCACCCTGAGCTATGGCCACTCACCGATCTTCGACGGTTTCGCCGGCACGCTGAACCTCTCATTCGAAACCCTGCAGGCCGTGCTATTTGAAGTCATGGACAGCCTGGTCAAGCACGGATTCCGACGCATCGTGATCGTCAACAACAATGGCGGAAACCAGGCTTCGGCCGCGCACGCAGCAGAGCAGCTCCGCGCGAAATACGGGGTGCTCGTCGGCAGCGTGTACCCGTGGGGCATCGGCTACCGCGTCATGCGCGATTTGTACGAGGATCCTGCAACCGCCTATGGGCACGGTTCAGAGCCCGAGCACAGCGCGATGCTCGCCATGTTCCCTGAACTCGTGCAGTCACAGCTCATCACCGACGGCGGACTCGCCCCGTTTGAGGGCTGGACGCCTACGAACTACACGGAGGGCGCAATCCCAGGCACCGTCGAGTCGGGAACGCTGTACTGGGACTTCTCCGATGTCGCGCCCTCCGGAGTCACTGGCAATCCAAGACTCGGCTCAGCCGAACTGGGCGCCGAGTGGATCAAGCGCGTTGCCCACGACGTCTGCCTCGGCTTCGTGGCAGAGTTCGAACGCAACACCGCGAACGCACTGTGGGCGAGGGCGTAG